In Paraburkholderia flava, one genomic interval encodes:
- the aceB gene encoding malate synthase A: MANTLTLPQGMQITAAIEPGFETILTPDALALVAKLHRTFEPRRQELLKLRAERTKRLDAGERPDFLAETKSIRDADWKIAPLPKDLECRRVEITGPVERKMIINALNSGADSYMTDFEDSNTPNWTNQITGQLNLKEAVRRTISLEQNGKSYKLNDKIATLIVRPRGWHLDEKHVTVDGQRVSGGIFDFALFLFHNAKEQLTRGSGPYFYLPKLESHLEARLWNDIFIAAQEAVGVPRGTIRATVLIETILAAFEMDEILYELREHSSGLNAGRWDYIFSAIKKFKSDKDFCLADRVQITMTVPFMRAYALELLKTCHRRNAPAIGGMSALIPIKNDPTANDKAMGGVRSDKARDAGDGYDGGWVAHPGLVSIAMEEFVKVLGDKPNQIAKQRDDVQVTSADLLDFRPEAPITEAGLRYNINVGIHYLGSWLAGNGCVPIHNLMEDAATAEISRSQVWQWIRSPKGKLDDGRKVTAELIGQLTQQELDKVKQVVGGDTKPYDRAAQIFEQMSTSETFTEFLTLPLYEEI, from the coding sequence ATGGCGAACACGCTGACGCTGCCGCAGGGCATGCAAATCACTGCCGCGATCGAACCCGGCTTCGAAACGATCCTGACTCCCGACGCGCTCGCGCTCGTCGCGAAGCTGCATCGCACGTTCGAGCCGCGCCGCCAGGAACTGCTGAAGCTGCGCGCCGAGCGCACAAAGCGCCTCGATGCGGGCGAGCGCCCCGACTTCCTCGCGGAAACGAAGAGCATCCGCGATGCCGACTGGAAGATCGCACCGCTACCGAAAGATCTCGAATGCCGTCGCGTCGAGATCACCGGACCGGTCGAACGCAAGATGATCATCAACGCGCTGAACTCGGGCGCCGATTCGTACATGACGGACTTCGAGGATTCGAATACGCCGAACTGGACGAACCAGATCACCGGTCAGTTGAACCTGAAGGAAGCGGTACGCCGCACGATCTCGCTCGAGCAGAACGGCAAGTCGTACAAACTGAACGACAAGATCGCGACGCTGATCGTCCGGCCGCGCGGCTGGCATCTCGACGAAAAGCACGTGACGGTCGATGGCCAGCGCGTCTCGGGCGGTATCTTCGATTTCGCGCTGTTCCTGTTTCATAACGCGAAGGAACAGCTCACGCGCGGATCGGGTCCGTACTTCTATCTGCCGAAGCTGGAGAGCCATCTCGAAGCGCGCCTGTGGAACGACATCTTCATCGCTGCTCAAGAAGCGGTCGGCGTTCCGCGCGGCACGATCCGCGCAACGGTGCTGATCGAGACGATCCTCGCCGCGTTCGAAATGGACGAGATCCTGTACGAACTGCGCGAGCACAGCTCGGGCTTGAACGCGGGTCGCTGGGACTACATCTTCTCGGCGATCAAGAAGTTCAAGAGCGACAAGGACTTCTGCCTCGCGGACCGTGTGCAGATCACGATGACCGTGCCGTTCATGCGCGCGTACGCGCTGGAATTGCTGAAGACCTGCCATCGCCGTAACGCGCCGGCTATCGGCGGGATGAGCGCGCTGATTCCGATCAAGAACGACCCGACCGCCAACGACAAGGCAATGGGCGGCGTGCGTTCGGACAAGGCACGCGATGCAGGCGACGGCTACGACGGCGGCTGGGTCGCGCACCCGGGCCTCGTGTCGATCGCGATGGAAGAGTTCGTGAAGGTGCTCGGCGACAAGCCGAACCAGATCGCGAAGCAACGCGACGACGTGCAGGTGACGTCGGCCGATCTGCTCGACTTCCGTCCGGAAGCGCCGATCACCGAAGCGGGTCTGCGCTACAACATCAACGTCGGCATCCACTACCTGGGTTCGTGGCTCGCGGGCAATGGCTGCGTGCCGATTCACAACCTGATGGAAGATGCGGCCACCGCGGAAATTTCGCGCTCGCAGGTGTGGCAGTGGATCCGTTCGCCGAAGGGCAAGCTCGACGACGGCCGCAAGGTCACCGCCGAACTGATCGGTCAGTTGACGCAGCAGGAACTCGACAAGGTCAAGCAGGTGGTCGGCGGCGATACGAAGCCGTACGATCGCGCCGCGCAGATCTTCGAACAGATGTCGACGTCGGAGACCTTCACCGAATTCCTGACGCTGCCGCTGTACGAGGAAATCTGA
- a CDS encoding haloacid dehalogenase type II: MSATTTLFPKAVIFDAYGTLFDVHSVVAAAEQMFPGHGDALSQLWRQKQIEYTQLRTLSDPAGARYQPFWNITLDALRYAARRLSLTLNSAAEKRLMDEYACLSAFPDAVPVLRRLHAQRAANENTTHAAHVGLAILSNGNPQMLDIAVKSAGMTGLFDHVLSVDAVHAYKPAPAAYALGTQAFAANARDIVFVSSNGWDVSGATWFGYTTFWINRQRLPAEELGVTPHGTGSSMADLPEFLKTFAPSDRPSERARHSPGA, from the coding sequence ATGTCGGCCACAACGACACTCTTCCCCAAGGCAGTTATCTTCGACGCGTACGGCACGCTGTTCGACGTGCATTCTGTCGTGGCCGCGGCGGAACAGATGTTTCCCGGCCACGGTGACGCCCTGTCGCAGTTGTGGCGGCAAAAACAGATCGAATACACGCAGCTGCGCACGCTGTCCGATCCGGCCGGCGCACGTTATCAACCGTTCTGGAACATCACGCTCGATGCGCTGCGCTACGCGGCGCGCCGTCTTTCGCTCACGCTGAACAGCGCCGCCGAAAAGCGGCTGATGGACGAATACGCGTGTCTCTCGGCATTCCCCGACGCTGTCCCTGTGCTGCGCCGTCTGCACGCGCAACGCGCGGCCAATGAAAACACTACGCACGCTGCGCACGTTGGTCTGGCGATCCTGTCCAACGGCAATCCGCAGATGCTCGACATCGCGGTGAAAAGCGCGGGCATGACGGGCCTGTTCGACCACGTACTGTCCGTCGACGCAGTGCACGCGTACAAGCCCGCGCCTGCCGCCTACGCACTCGGCACGCAGGCATTCGCCGCGAACGCACGCGACATCGTGTTCGTGTCGTCGAACGGTTGGGACGTGAGCGGCGCAACGTGGTTCGGCTATACGACGTTCTGGATCAACCGCCAGCGCCTGCCCGCCGAAGAACTCGGCGTGACGCCGCACGGCACCGGAAGCAGCATGGCCGACCTGCCCGAATTTCTAAAAACCTTCGCGCCGTCCGACCGACCGTCCGAGCGCGCACGCCACAGCCCTGGCGCGTGA
- a CDS encoding LysR family transcriptional regulator, translating to MDRFKQIETFVTVAAKGSLSAAAQAEGVAPAIIGRRIDALEERLGVKLLVRTTRRITLTFEGSAFLEDCQRVIHDMQNAEASVSAGGVKASGHLRVSAPAGFGRRHVAPLVPAFTVAHPDVSITLDLSDRMVDLVNEGFDCAVRLGELPDSSLVSLRLGENRRVCVASPAYLARRGAPRTLADLGHHNCLALGASANQQRGWMFQQDDKVVSIKVSGTMECSDGAVLHEWCLEGYGLAWRSWWEVGTDIAAGRLVSVLDEFAAPPIGIHAVFPQRRHLPLRVRLFLDFLKHTYGHPGYWG from the coding sequence ATGGACCGCTTCAAGCAGATCGAGACTTTCGTGACCGTGGCCGCCAAAGGCAGCCTGTCCGCAGCCGCGCAGGCCGAAGGCGTCGCGCCGGCGATCATCGGCCGCCGCATCGACGCGCTCGAAGAGCGGCTCGGCGTGAAGCTGCTGGTGCGCACGACACGCCGCATCACGCTGACGTTCGAGGGTTCCGCATTCCTCGAAGACTGCCAGCGCGTGATCCACGACATGCAGAACGCGGAGGCGAGCGTGTCGGCCGGCGGCGTCAAGGCGAGCGGTCATCTGCGCGTGTCGGCGCCGGCGGGGTTCGGGCGTCGTCACGTTGCGCCGCTGGTTCCCGCGTTCACGGTTGCGCATCCGGATGTGTCGATCACGCTCGATCTGTCCGACCGGATGGTCGATCTCGTCAACGAGGGTTTCGACTGCGCGGTGCGGCTCGGCGAGTTGCCGGATTCGTCGCTGGTGTCGCTGCGGCTCGGAGAAAACCGCCGCGTCTGCGTCGCGTCGCCGGCGTATCTCGCACGTCGCGGCGCGCCGCGCACGCTCGCCGATCTCGGTCATCACAACTGCCTCGCGCTCGGCGCGAGCGCGAACCAGCAGCGCGGCTGGATGTTCCAGCAGGACGACAAGGTCGTGTCGATCAAGGTGTCGGGCACGATGGAGTGTTCGGACGGCGCGGTGCTGCACGAATGGTGTCTCGAGGGCTACGGGCTCGCGTGGCGTTCGTGGTGGGAGGTCGGCACGGACATCGCGGCGGGTCGGCTCGTCAGCGTGCTCGACGAGTTCGCCGCGCCGCCGATCGGCATCCACGCGGTGTTTCCGCAGCGGCGTCATCTGCCGTTGCGGGTCCGGCTGTTTCTCGATTTCCTCAAGCATACGTACGGCCATCCCGGTTACTGGGGCTGA
- a CDS encoding universal stress protein: MFTHILVPTDGSDLSKKAIDGAIDLARSVGARVTAYACLPQYPYSPFSEVVIEPPVDFMERSEREARQHLQEVEQAAHEAGVVFASQTSVHPSPYLGIIEAAEQGGCDVIFMASHGRRGLGSLLIGSETQRVLTHTKIPVIVYR; this comes from the coding sequence ATGTTCACGCACATCCTGGTTCCAACCGACGGTTCGGATCTGTCGAAAAAGGCCATTGACGGTGCGATCGATCTCGCGCGCTCCGTCGGCGCGCGCGTGACCGCGTATGCGTGTCTGCCGCAATATCCGTACTCGCCGTTCTCCGAGGTCGTGATCGAACCGCCGGTCGATTTCATGGAGCGTAGCGAACGCGAAGCGCGTCAGCATCTGCAGGAAGTCGAGCAGGCCGCGCACGAAGCGGGCGTGGTATTCGCGAGCCAGACCAGCGTGCATCCGTCGCCGTATCTCGGGATCATCGAGGCGGCGGAGCAGGGTGGCTGCGACGTGATCTTCATGGCGTCGCACGGACGACGCGGCCTCGGCAGCCTGCTGATCGGCAGCGAGACCCAGCGCGTGCTCACGCATACGAAAATTCCAGTGATTGTGTATCGATAG
- the aceA gene encoding isocitrate lyase: MSRQQQAQQLQQQWETDPRWKGIKRSYTADDVVRLRGSQPVEHSLAKRGAEKLWELVNTEPFVNSLGALTGNQAMQQVKAGLKAIYLSGWQVAGDANVAGEMYPDQSLYPANSVPLVVKRINNTLTRADQIQWSEGKNPGDEGYVDFFAPIVADAEAGFGGVLNAFELMKAMIEAGASGVHFEDQLASVKKCGHMGGKVLVPTRENIAKLSAARLAADVSGVPTVLLARTDAEAADLVTSDIDDNDKPFLTGERTVEGFYRTRPGIEQAISRGLAYAPYADMIWCETGKPDLEFAKKFAEAIHKQFPDKLLSYNCSPSFNWKKNLDDATIAKFQKELGAMGYKFQFITLAGFHALNYSMFNLAHGYARNQMTAFVEMQQAEFAAAEKGFTAVKHQREVGTGYFDAVTQTVEREASTTALHGSTEDEQFFDKKVA; the protein is encoded by the coding sequence ATGTCACGTCAACAACAAGCCCAGCAACTTCAGCAGCAGTGGGAAACCGATCCGCGCTGGAAAGGTATCAAGCGCAGCTACACCGCCGACGATGTGGTGCGTCTGCGCGGCTCGCAGCCGGTCGAGCACTCGCTCGCGAAGCGCGGCGCCGAAAAGCTGTGGGAGCTGGTGAACACTGAACCGTTCGTCAATTCGCTCGGCGCGCTGACCGGCAACCAGGCGATGCAGCAGGTCAAGGCCGGCCTCAAGGCGATCTATCTGTCGGGCTGGCAGGTGGCGGGCGACGCGAACGTCGCCGGCGAGATGTACCCCGACCAGTCGCTGTATCCGGCGAACTCGGTGCCGCTCGTCGTGAAGCGGATCAACAACACGCTCACGCGCGCCGACCAGATCCAGTGGTCCGAAGGCAAGAATCCCGGCGACGAAGGCTACGTCGATTTCTTCGCACCGATTGTGGCCGACGCGGAAGCGGGCTTCGGCGGCGTGCTCAACGCGTTCGAACTGATGAAGGCGATGATCGAAGCCGGCGCATCGGGCGTGCACTTCGAAGACCAGCTCGCATCGGTGAAGAAGTGCGGCCACATGGGCGGCAAGGTGCTGGTGCCGACCCGCGAGAACATCGCGAAGCTGAGCGCCGCGCGTCTCGCGGCCGACGTGTCCGGCGTGCCGACTGTGCTGCTTGCCCGCACGGATGCGGAAGCCGCCGACCTCGTCACGTCCGACATCGACGACAACGACAAGCCGTTCCTCACCGGCGAGCGCACGGTCGAAGGTTTCTACCGTACGCGCCCGGGCATCGAGCAGGCGATTTCGCGTGGCCTCGCGTACGCGCCGTACGCCGACATGATCTGGTGCGAAACCGGCAAGCCGGACCTCGAGTTCGCGAAGAAATTCGCCGAGGCGATCCACAAGCAGTTCCCGGACAAGCTGCTGTCGTACAACTGCTCGCCGTCGTTCAACTGGAAGAAGAACCTCGACGACGCGACGATCGCCAAGTTCCAGAAAGAACTCGGCGCGATGGGCTACAAGTTCCAGTTCATCACGCTGGCCGGTTTCCATGCGCTGAACTACTCGATGTTCAACCTCGCGCACGGCTATGCCCGCAATCAGATGACCGCGTTCGTCGAAATGCAGCAAGCCGAATTCGCCGCCGCCGAGAAGGGCTTCACCGCGGTCAAGCATCAACGCGAAGTCGGCACCGGCTACTTCGACGCGGTGACGCAGACCGTCGAGCGCGAAGCATCGACCACGGCACTGCACGGTTCGACCGAAGACGAACAGTTCTTCGACAAGAAAGTCGCCTGA
- a CDS encoding DEAD/DEAH box helicase, with the protein MTSSNISSPLTAIADEALGIDAPGVTSAAETPATETAAPQGPTFASLGLSADVVSALVAAGYQTPTPVQQRAIPAAIAGRDLMVSSPTGSGKTAAFMLPAIERFSQLQKTQAAQPREPRDAAGADRRTRRPQPVARPSLLVLTPTRELAMQVTTAASTYGKHLKRLRTVSILGGVAYGQQLMLLAKNPEILVATPGRLLDHLERGRIDLSQLQILVLDEADRMLDMGFIDDIETIVAATPASRQTMLFSATLDGKISSLTGRLLKNPERIEIVQRLETATNIAQTVHYVDDRDHKDRLLDHLLRDSGLDQAIVFTSTKMEADQLAGRLADAGFESAALHGDLPQGARTRTIRALRERRVRVLVATDVAARGIDIPGITHVFNYDLPKFAEDYVHRIGRTGRAGRSGIAVSLVHHAEQGALKRIERFVRLTLPVNVVVGFEPRKSAPANGRGGFGGGRGRPGGGNGGGGGRRFGNSSSKPAGSAGARSGSGTGNSWGGKPSGNGGNREGYGGSRDGGYGARRSDGPRTARRGS; encoded by the coding sequence ATGACTTCGAGCAATATCTCCAGCCCCCTGACCGCCATCGCCGACGAAGCGCTCGGCATCGATGCACCTGGCGTGACCAGCGCGGCTGAAACTCCGGCGACTGAAACCGCGGCACCGCAAGGTCCGACGTTCGCGTCGCTGGGCCTGTCGGCGGATGTCGTCTCGGCGCTGGTTGCCGCCGGCTACCAGACCCCGACGCCCGTGCAGCAACGCGCGATTCCCGCTGCGATCGCCGGCCGCGACCTGATGGTCTCGAGCCCGACCGGTTCCGGCAAGACCGCCGCCTTCATGCTGCCCGCGATCGAACGCTTCTCGCAACTGCAAAAAACCCAGGCAGCGCAACCGCGCGAACCGCGCGATGCGGCTGGTGCCGATCGTCGCACGCGCCGTCCGCAGCCGGTCGCCCGTCCGAGCCTGCTGGTCCTCACGCCGACCCGCGAACTCGCGATGCAGGTGACGACCGCCGCTTCGACGTACGGCAAGCACCTCAAGCGTCTGCGCACCGTCAGCATTCTCGGCGGCGTCGCCTACGGCCAGCAGCTGATGCTGCTCGCCAAGAACCCTGAAATTCTCGTCGCAACGCCGGGCCGTCTGCTCGACCATCTGGAGCGCGGCCGTATCGATCTGTCGCAACTGCAGATCCTCGTGCTCGACGAAGCCGACCGCATGCTCGACATGGGCTTCATCGACGACATCGAAACGATCGTCGCCGCTACGCCGGCGTCGCGTCAGACGATGCTGTTCTCGGCCACGCTCGACGGCAAGATCAGCTCGCTGACCGGCCGTCTGCTGAAAAACCCGGAACGCATCGAGATCGTCCAGCGTCTGGAAACCGCGACGAACATCGCGCAGACCGTGCATTACGTGGACGACCGCGATCACAAGGATCGTCTGCTCGATCACCTGCTGCGCGATTCCGGCCTCGACCAGGCCATCGTGTTCACGTCGACCAAGATGGAAGCCGACCAGCTCGCCGGCCGTCTCGCCGACGCGGGTTTCGAATCGGCCGCACTGCATGGCGACCTGCCGCAAGGCGCGCGTACCCGCACGATCCGCGCGCTGCGCGAACGTCGCGTGCGCGTGCTGGTGGCCACCGACGTCGCTGCTCGCGGTATCGACATCCCGGGCATCACGCACGTGTTCAACTATGACCTGCCGAAGTTCGCCGAAGACTACGTGCACCGTATCGGCCGTACCGGCCGTGCGGGCCGCTCGGGTATCGCCGTGAGCCTCGTGCATCACGCCGAACAGGGCGCACTGAAGCGTATCGAACGTTTCGTTCGCCTGACGCTGCCGGTCAATGTCGTCGTCGGCTTCGAGCCGCGCAAGTCGGCCCCGGCCAATGGTCGCGGCGGATTCGGCGGTGGCCGTGGCCGTCCTGGCGGCGGTAATGGCGGCGGTGGTGGTCGTCGTTTTGGCAACAGCAGCAGCAAGCCGGCAGGTAGCGCCGGTGCTCGCAGCGGTAGCGGCACCGGCAATAGCTGGGGCGGCAAGCCGTCGGGCAATGGCGGCAACCGTGAAGGCTACGGCGGTTCGCGCGACGGCGGCTACGGCGCCCGTCGCAGCGACGGCCCGCGCACCGCACGACGCGGCAGCTGA
- a CDS encoding acyl-CoA-binding protein: MSDVNALFAQAQEDVKQLPERPGNLTLLRLYALFKQATDGDVHGDKPGFTDIVGKYKYDAWAALKGTSQDAAKQQYTELVESLKSGASA; the protein is encoded by the coding sequence ATGAGCGACGTCAATGCGCTGTTCGCGCAAGCCCAGGAAGATGTGAAGCAGTTGCCGGAACGCCCGGGCAACCTGACGCTGCTGCGTCTTTACGCGCTGTTCAAGCAGGCCACCGACGGCGACGTCCACGGCGACAAGCCCGGCTTCACCGACATCGTCGGCAAGTACAAGTACGACGCGTGGGCTGCGCTTAAAGGCACATCGCAGGATGCGGCGAAACAGCAATATACCGAGCTGGTCGAATCGCTGAAGAGCGGCGCCTCGGCCTGA
- the tsaB gene encoding tRNA (adenosine(37)-N6)-threonylcarbamoyltransferase complex dimerization subunit type 1 TsaB: MTRTVLLALDTSTEFCSVALLSVSTPAADPQTWVRHEATGAVSSARLLPAIRELFDEAGLPLSACDAIAFGAGPGSFTGLRTATGVAQGLAFGLDRPVVPVSTLLACAESARLRDPSAMRVLAALDARMDEVYWADFEWDDLLGEWRTLHAAALDAPDALPLPDAPFTLAGNAAAVFGARLSAAAAARVVDGDAVPHALPLAFAALRALRAGRTVPADQAAPEYVRNKVAQTTAERMAAKAARSEGVQ; encoded by the coding sequence ATGACTCGAACCGTGCTGCTTGCCCTCGATACGTCGACTGAATTCTGTTCGGTCGCGCTGCTGTCTGTCTCTACTCCCGCTGCCGATCCGCAAACCTGGGTGCGCCACGAAGCGACCGGCGCGGTATCGAGCGCGCGTCTGTTGCCCGCTATCCGCGAACTGTTCGATGAAGCCGGTCTGCCGCTGTCGGCCTGCGATGCGATCGCGTTCGGTGCCGGTCCCGGTTCGTTCACGGGTCTGCGCACCGCGACCGGCGTCGCACAGGGACTCGCGTTCGGGCTCGATCGTCCGGTGGTGCCGGTGAGCACGCTGCTCGCGTGCGCGGAAAGCGCGCGGCTGCGCGACCCGTCGGCGATGCGTGTGCTCGCGGCGCTCGATGCGCGGATGGACGAGGTCTACTGGGCCGACTTCGAGTGGGACGATCTGCTGGGCGAATGGCGCACGCTGCACGCGGCCGCGCTCGATGCGCCGGATGCGTTGCCGCTCCCCGACGCGCCGTTCACGCTCGCAGGCAATGCGGCGGCCGTCTTCGGCGCGCGATTGTCTGCAGCCGCGGCCGCCCGCGTGGTCGATGGCGATGCAGTGCCGCATGCGCTCCCGCTTGCATTCGCCGCGCTACGCGCGTTGCGCGCGGGGCGGACCGTGCCGGCCGACCAGGCCGCGCCCGAGTACGTGCGCAACAAGGTCGCGCAGACGACGGCCGAGCGGATGGCCGCGAAGGCTGCCCGCAGCGAGGGCGTGCAATGA
- the rimI gene encoding ribosomal protein S18-alanine N-acetyltransferase, which produces MSGVLLADRYVSQMTEGDLDEVASIEKTAYEFPWSRGNFEDSLRNGYLGICLRHVTGTLLGYCVLMPVVDEMHLLNLCVAPAAQGAGAGLTLLREAVRVTRAEKLEGLLLEVRPSNLRAVRLYERFGFATIGRRKNYYPARHRGREDAIVMRFSFAEEGADGAA; this is translated from the coding sequence ATGAGCGGTGTGCTGCTCGCCGACCGCTACGTCTCGCAGATGACCGAAGGCGATCTCGACGAAGTCGCGTCAATCGAAAAAACCGCGTACGAGTTTCCGTGGAGCCGAGGCAACTTCGAGGACTCACTGCGCAACGGTTATCTCGGCATCTGTCTGCGGCACGTGACCGGCACGCTGCTCGGCTACTGCGTGCTGATGCCGGTCGTCGATGAAATGCATCTGTTGAATCTGTGTGTCGCCCCGGCGGCGCAAGGTGCGGGTGCCGGCCTCACGTTGCTGCGCGAAGCGGTGCGCGTGACGCGTGCCGAAAAGCTCGAGGGTCTGCTGCTGGAAGTGCGGCCGTCGAATCTCCGGGCCGTCCGGTTGTACGAGCGCTTCGGCTTCGCGACGATCGGCCGGCGCAAGAACTATTATCCGGCGCGGCATCGCGGCCGGGAGGATGCCATCGTGATGCGTTTTTCGTTTGCAGAGGAGGGCGCAGATGGCGCTGCATGA
- a CDS encoding uracil-DNA glycosylase, giving the protein MALHESALEELGLATRWVTRGSVVAEAVAPGEETVVSTQPAQLRTAEPPAEARVPRRDAEPVADRETAGANDTPRRAPANAATAPQSQPQSPPDDDFAWFDDLPTTPPQPGARNSTEQPAIEASTEPSLPSVATLDWDALGERVASCERCRLCEKRTKTVFGVGDRDADWMLVGEAPGENEDRQGEPFVGQAGKLLDNMLRSLDLARDRNVYIANVIKCRPPGNRNPEPDEVARCEPYLQRQVALVKPKLIVALGRFAAQSLLKTDSSISSLRGRVHAYEGVPVIVTYHPAYLLRSLHDKSKSWADLCLARDTLRQAAGSTEH; this is encoded by the coding sequence ATGGCGCTGCATGAATCCGCGCTGGAAGAACTCGGGCTCGCGACCCGTTGGGTGACACGCGGCAGCGTGGTTGCCGAAGCGGTTGCTCCTGGTGAAGAAACCGTTGTCAGCACGCAGCCGGCGCAGTTGCGCACGGCGGAGCCGCCAGCGGAAGCGCGTGTGCCCCGGCGCGACGCGGAACCAGTTGCCGATCGAGAGACTGCAGGCGCGAACGATACGCCACGCCGCGCGCCCGCGAATGCCGCAACTGCACCGCAGTCGCAACCCCAGTCTCCGCCAGACGACGACTTCGCCTGGTTCGACGACCTGCCCACCACACCGCCGCAACCCGGCGCACGCAACAGCACGGAGCAGCCCGCGATCGAAGCGTCGACGGAACCGTCATTGCCGTCGGTCGCCACCCTCGACTGGGATGCACTCGGCGAGCGCGTTGCCTCATGCGAGCGCTGCCGTCTGTGCGAGAAGCGCACGAAGACCGTATTCGGCGTCGGCGATCGCGACGCCGACTGGATGCTCGTCGGCGAAGCTCCCGGGGAGAACGAAGACCGCCAGGGCGAGCCGTTCGTCGGCCAGGCGGGCAAGCTGCTCGACAACATGCTGCGCTCGCTCGATCTCGCGCGCGACCGCAACGTCTACATCGCGAACGTGATCAAGTGCCGGCCACCCGGCAACCGTAATCCGGAACCCGATGAAGTCGCGCGCTGCGAACCGTATCTGCAGCGTCAGGTCGCGCTCGTCAAACCGAAGCTGATCGTCGCGCTCGGTCGTTTCGCCGCGCAGAGTCTGCTGAAGACCGATTCGAGCATCTCGTCGCTGCGCGGTCGCGTGCATGCGTATGAAGGCGTGCCGGTGATCGTCACGTATCACCCGGCGTATCTGCTGCGCAGTCTGCACGACAAGTCGAAGTCGTGGGCCGATCTCTGTCTCGCGCGCGATACGCTGCGCCAGGCTGCCGGTTCGACGGAGCATTGA
- a CDS encoding DUF1853 family protein: MSAPASVAAGTAATGSAFPDLPIDSLTDPIVRDLAWLLASPALLREQLPVGVLADPLAAPGEAARIADLLRALDANPAVLHRTLADAHVTRLGRYAESLLAWFLEHDPATHLVAANVALRRAGVTLGECDFLVETADGRRLHWELAVKCYLHTGAARGQLADYVGPNLQDRFDRKLAHLLGHQLPLSAREEFASLGLVGPWHAQMFIKGWLFYPQPEATDISMLSTQSPDAPELDPAHPRGWWTTRTAWPDFATAHAPAWRVLPRLEWLAPRRYEAGDAAVTELVDAATLALRLVRQTGPTMVAGFASDAQGRWIERSRGFVVPDTWPALAHAFAREA, encoded by the coding sequence ATGAGCGCGCCCGCGTCCGTGGCGGCCGGGACTGCGGCAACGGGCAGTGCGTTTCCCGATCTGCCGATCGATTCGCTGACCGACCCGATCGTGCGCGATCTTGCGTGGCTGCTCGCCAGCCCCGCGTTACTGCGCGAGCAGTTGCCGGTCGGCGTGCTTGCCGACCCGCTCGCCGCACCGGGCGAGGCGGCTCGCATCGCGGACCTGCTGCGCGCACTCGATGCCAATCCCGCTGTATTGCACCGCACGCTCGCCGACGCGCACGTGACGCGTCTCGGGCGTTACGCCGAATCTCTGCTCGCGTGGTTCCTCGAACATGATCCCGCGACGCATCTGGTCGCTGCGAACGTCGCGCTGCGTCGCGCGGGCGTGACGCTCGGTGAATGCGATTTTCTCGTTGAGACGGCGGATGGTCGGCGTCTCCACTGGGAGCTGGCAGTGAAGTGCTATCTGCACACCGGCGCCGCGCGTGGACAGCTTGCCGATTACGTGGGACCGAATCTGCAGGACCGTTTCGATCGCAAGCTCGCGCATCTGCTGGGTCATCAGTTGCCACTCAGCGCGCGTGAGGAGTTCGCTTCGCTGGGGCTCGTGGGGCCGTGGCACGCGCAGATGTTTATCAAGGGCTGGCTGTTTTATCCGCAGCCGGAAGCAACTGATATCAGCATGCTTTCCACGCAGTCACCCGACGCACCCGAACTCGATCCCGCGCACCCGCGCGGCTGGTGGACGACGCGTACCGCGTGGCCGGATTTCGCGACCGCGCATGCGCCTGCATGGCGTGTGCTGCCGCGTCTCGAATGGCTTGCGCCGCGCCGTTATGAAGCAGGGGATGCTGCGGTCACAGAGCTTGTCGATGCAGCGACGCTTGCGCTGCGGCTCGTTCGTCAGACCGGGCCGACGATGGTCGCTGGTTTCGCCAGCGATGCACAAGGCCGCTGGATCGAACGATCGCGCGGCTTCGTGGTGCCGGACACATGGCCAGCGCTTGCGCACGCATTCGCACGCGAAGCGTAA